One window of the Misgurnus anguillicaudatus chromosome 8, ASM2758022v2, whole genome shotgun sequence genome contains the following:
- the twf2 gene encoding twinfilin-2, whose product MFLVLVVTEELREFLARARSGFGRLIQVLIKDEQLVLGAYREPRQSWDKDYDHFLLPLLSPLEPCYILYRLDSKNAQGYEWLFISWSPDQSPVRQKMLYAATRATVKKEFGGGHVKDEMFGTVEEDVCLQGYLRHMTSCSAPAPLTAAEQELQRIKITEVKTEISVDPKHQTLQGLAFPLKVEAKRALQQLAERRINYIQLKLDTEKETIDLVHTSPTDIRDLPRRIPTDTPRYHFFLYKHSHEGEHLESVVFIYSMPGYSCSVKERMLYSSCKSRLLEEVERDFHLEVAKKLEIDSGDELTEQYLYDEVHPKQQTHKQAFAKPRGPAGKRGNKRLIKGSGDS is encoded by the exons ATGTTTCTGGTTCTGGTGGTCACAGAAGAGTTGAGGGAGTTCCTGGCCAGAGCAAGAAGTGGATTTGGCCGCCTCATCCAGGTGTTGATCAAAGACG AGCAGCTGGTCCTGGGTGCATACAGAGAGCCACGTCAGAGTTGGGATAAAGACTATGACCATTTCCTACTTCCCCTTCTGAGCCCTCTCGAGCCCTGTTACATTTTATATCGTCTGGACTCTAAAAACGCCCAAGGCTATGAATGGCTCTTTATCTCCTGGTCACCTGACCAGTCTCCA GTCAGACAAAAGATGCTGTATGCAGCCACCCGAGCAACAGTGAAGAAAGAGTTTGGTGGTGGCCACGTCAAAGATGAGATGTTCGGGACAGTCGAG GAAGATGTTTGCCTTCAAGGTTACCTGCGTCACATGACGTCGTGTTCAGCACCAGCCCCTCTTACAGCTGCTGAACAGGAGCTACAGCGAATCAAAATCACAGAG GTGAAAACTGAGATCAGCGTGGACCCTAAACATCAAACTCTACAGGGTCTTGCCTTTCCCTTAAAGGTCGAGGCTAAACGTGCCCTACAACAGCTCGCAGAGAGACGGATCAACTACATCCAACTG AAGTTGGACACAGAGAAGGAAACCATTGATTTGGTTCACACCAGCCCGACAGACATCCGTGATCTACCCCGCCGGATCCCAACGGATACACCCAGATATCACTTCTTCCTCTACAAACATTCACATGAGGGGGAACACCTGGAGTCTGTCG TGTTCATATACTCCATGCCGGGATACAGCTGCAGTGTCAAGGAAAGGATGCTGTATTCTAGCTGCAAAAGTCGACTGCTGGAGGAAGTCGAGAGGGATTTTCACCTAGAGGTGGCTAAAAAG CTGGAGATTGATAGCGGAGATGAACTGACAGAACAATACCTGTATGATGAGGTCCATCCTAAGCAGCAGACTCACAAGCAAGCCTTCGCCAAACCCCGCGGGCCTGCTGGGAAAAGGGGAAACAAACGTCTCATCAAGGGAAGTGGAGACAGCTAG
- the cisha gene encoding cytokine-inducible SH2-containing protein, whose translation MILCVQGPRTRLPDSFFAEVPFSSTRCIHAPARWEPKKDLISIYNNFSYLEASGWYWGAISASEAHAVLQGASEGTFLVRDSSHPLYMLTLSVKTGRGPTNVRIEYTLGRFCLDSSSPVKSRLQSFPDIPSLVQHYVGSKSEKQEEKPEEINPVPSSTPKECAVLLKLKRPIHCPQAFPSLQHLTRLVINKHTTCTESLPLPKPLLQYIQDYPFQL comes from the exons ATGATTCTGTGCGTCCAAGG CCCAAGGACTCGTTTGCCCGATAGCTTCTTTGCTGAGGTGCCCTTTTCATCCACCCGGTGCATCCACGCTCCTGCACGGTGGGAACCTAAAAAGGATTTGATATCCATCTACAACAATTTCTCCTATTTGGAAGCCTCAG GTTGGTACTGGGGTGCCATTTCTGCTAGCGAGGCCCACGCTGTCCTACAGGGGGCATCTGAGGGGACTTTTCTGGTGCGGGACAGCAGTCACCCCCTCTACATGTTGACACTGTCTGTTAAAACTGGCCGCGGACCGACCAACGTTCGTATCGAGTACACCCTCGGACGTTTCTGTCTGGACTCCAGTTCACCCGTCAAATCTCGCTTGCAGTCTTTTCCTGATATACCCAGCCTTGTACAGCACTACGTAGGCTCCAAGAGCGAAAAGCAGGAGGAAAAACCTGAAGAGATCAATCCCGTACCTTCATCAACACCCAAGGAATGTGCCGTGTTGTTGAAACTCAAAAGACCAATCCACTGTCCTCAAGCGTTTCCTTCTTTGCAACATCTTACACGATTGGTTATTAACAAACACACAACCTGCACAGAGAGCTTGCCTTTACCAAAACCGTTACTTCAGTATATACAGGATTACCCTTTCCAGCTCTAA
- the hemk1 gene encoding MTRF1L release factor glutamine methyltransferase — MTSKSIWFFSQIIKRHGGASQLRSFVRCSSCAAEGAVVPPLHSSITAEQAVKLWTQYFTLQGISEPLLSSQYIIAHALGRKTLDAVDRRRLRDPLTDRERDKVWKLCSKRLTSMPVQYVIEEWDFRDLTLKMTPPVFIPRPETEELVGLVLEDLRLMLGESYGTDLRCLEVGCGSGAVSLSLLHDIPHLRVLALDQSQAAVCLTLENACRLGLQDRLEVQHLDVMGDADTILNKCGPIHFLVSNPPYLLSKDMQSLQTEILQFEDHAALDGGSDGLSVIRSILALASQLLIERGRVYLEVAPCHPPIIQQLIEERMPELLYLETRCDLTNRPRFCILQRKGKDD; from the exons ATGACATCTAAATCCATTTGGTTTTTCAGCCAAATAATTAAGCGACACGGGGGAGCTTCACAACTGAGA AGTTTTGTGAGGTGTTCATCATGTGCAGCAGAGGGCGCTGTTGTTCCTCCATTACACTCTAGCATCACAGCAGAGCAGGCAGTCAAACTGTGGACCCAATACTTCACACTGCAGGGCATCTCTGAGCCTCTCCTCTCCAGTCAGTACATAATAGCTCATGCACTTGGCAGAAAAACG CTGGATGCTGTGGACAGAAGGCGGCTAAGAGACCCActtacagacagagagagagacaaagtgTGGAAACTTTGCTCTAAACGTCTAACAAg CATGCCAGTACAGTATGTGATTGAAGAGTGGGACTTCAGAGATCTTACCCTAAAGATGACTCCCCCAGTATTCATACCCCGTCCTGAGACAGAG GAGCTGGTTGGTCTTGTTCTGGAGGACCTCAGGTTAATGCTGGGGGAGTCGTACGGGACTGATTTACGATGTCTGGAGGTGGGCTGTGGATCTGGGGCTGTCTCTCTCAGTTTACTGCACGACATTCCACAT ctcAGGGTGCTTGCATTGGACCAAAGCCAGGCAGCAGTTTGTCTTACGTTGGAAAATGCATGCAG ATTGGGTCTACAGGACAGACTTGAAGTTCAGCATTTGGATGTGATGGGCG ATGCAGATACGATACTAAACAAATGTGGCCCCATCCATTTTCTAGTCAGCAACCCCCCCTACCTGCTCAGTAAGGACATGCAGTCTTTACAAACTGAGATACTTCA GTTCGAAGACCACGCTGCGTTGGATGGAGGTTCGGATGGCTTGTCTGTGATTCGCTCCATTCTGGCTTTAGCCTCTCAGCTTTTAATAGAGAGAGG GCGTGTTTACCTTGAAGTTGCCCCATGCCATCCTCCAATCATTCAGCAGCTTATAGAGGAGAGGATGCCAGAGTTGCTTTATCTGGAAACCCGATGTGATCTCACCAATAG GCCACGGTTCTGTATTTTACAGAGAAAAGGAAAGGATGACTGA